A single region of the Anomaloglossus baeobatrachus isolate aAnoBae1 chromosome 2, aAnoBae1.hap1, whole genome shotgun sequence genome encodes:
- the LOC142290003 gene encoding uncharacterized protein LOC142290003 has protein sequence MKLPTSRLTMRILQVIILSFLLATVNSAPTRKRFHSGSEDIMSGEPDITKIPGKGVQYTRPTDTNAEVEDLDAKGPSYKGLDEKGPEYSTIVIPVAASVGILSLLVILIYHFCIRYRKSKTQSDPDTNEDQRTVRKCDYCRSHVVINMEPLEPAGDVDIAEDPATCPPAAIDINTDLSTDKDTRRDPIVIDMEPLEPAGDVDSGEDTATCPSATIDISADLFADEDTSKDHPVIKMEPSEPAGDVDSAEDTATCPPATIDISAYLSADKDTSRDHMIINMEPLKQVGDVDSAEDTVTCPSTSIDISADLSAYGAKSKEDDATNAEHQSLAVKEQSHKWTKTYSSGIYRTSSSDKHKSKQDHATNEMHLRWAVKEGIHKGTKTCFCGFYHPSHE, from the exons ATGAAGCTACCCACCTCTAGGCTCACCATGAGGATTTTGCAAGTCATAATTCTCAGTTTCCTACTGGCAACAGTAAATAGTGCACCTACTCGGAAGAGATTTCACTCAGGATCGGAAGACATCATGTCTGGAG AACCTGATATTACAAAGATCCCAGGAAAAGGCGTCCAATATACGAGACCCACTGATACAAACGCTGAGGTTGAAGACCTCGATGCTAAAGGACCCAGTTATAAAGGCCTCGATGAGAAAGGCCCTGAATACAGCACCATTGTGATTCCTGTGGCTGCATCTGTCGGCATTTTATCCCTCCTGGTGATACTTATTTACCATTTCTGCATCAGATACAG AAAGTCTAAGACACAATCTGATCCGGACACCAATGAAGATCAGAGAACAGTCAGAAAATGTG ATTACTGCAGGAGCCATGTTGTTATCAATATGGAGCCCCTAGAACCGGCTGGAGACGTAGACATCGCTGAAGACCCCGCGACCTGTCCGCCTGCCGCTATTGATATCAACACAGATCTAAGTACTGACA aagataccagaagagacccTATTGTTATTGATATGGAGCCTCTAGAACCGGCTGGAGACGTAGACAGCGGTGAAGACACCGCGACCTGTCCGTCTGCCACCATTGATATCAGCGCAGATCTCTTTGCTGATG AGGATACCAGTAAAGACCATCCTGTTATCAAGATGGAGCCATCAGAACCGGCTGGAGACGTAGACAGCGCTGAAGACACCGCGACCTGTCCGCCTGCCACCATTGATATCAGCGCATATCTCTCTGCTGACA AGGATACCAGCAGAGACCATATGATTATCAATATGGAGCCATTAAAACAAGTTGGAGATGTGGACAGCGCTGAAGACACCGTGACCTGTCCATCTACCTCCATTGATATCAGCGCAGATCTCTCTGCTTACG gagcCAAGAGCAAAGAAGATGATGCAACCAATGCAGAACATCAATCCTTGGCTGTAAAAGAACAAAGCCACAAATGGACCAAGACCTACTCTAGTGGTATTTACCGAACCAGCTCCAGTGACA AACACAAAAGCAAACAAGATCATGCAACGAATGAAATGCATCTACGCTGGGCTGTAAAAGAAGGAATCCACAAAGGGACCAAGACCTGCTTTTGTGGATTTTACCATCCCAGCCACGAATGA